The Hymenobacter sp. GOD-10R genome includes a window with the following:
- a CDS encoding NifU family protein, with protein sequence MSYPAVVEDHPLLSRIEQALDGIRPYLAADGGNVRVLDITDDMVLRLELLGACGTCPMSPMTLKAGVEESVKKAVPEIRSVEAINVTPMQGQPAGQPGHPLPPTPVPTPEF encoded by the coding sequence ATGTCGTATCCCGCAGTCGTAGAAGATCATCCTCTGTTATCCCGCATCGAGCAGGCGCTGGATGGCATCCGCCCCTATCTGGCGGCAGACGGGGGCAACGTGCGCGTGCTCGATATCACGGATGATATGGTGCTTCGACTGGAGCTGCTCGGTGCGTGTGGCACCTGCCCTATGTCGCCAATGACGCTGAAAGCTGGGGTAGAGGAATCAGTAAAGAAAGCCGTACCTGAGATTCGCTCCGTGGAAGCCATTAACGTGACGCCCATGCAAGGACAGCCCGCCGGTCAGCCAGGTCATCCGTTACCCCCCACTCCTGTTCCAACGCCAGAGTTTTAA